The Juglans microcarpa x Juglans regia isolate MS1-56 chromosome 2D, Jm3101_v1.0, whole genome shotgun sequence DNA window ctcatatgataaaaataagaatagatAGAATATAAAATCTCATATTGTTTGAGATAGAAGTTATTACTCTTATAAGATTCTAATAGGgtttcaattatattattgattagtattttaaagtataaattatgtaatttgaACCTTCTATTAAGATGTTAGAATAAATCAATTCTCATTACTGAAGAGGAAAAAACAAGACCCTAcaatactgaaaaaaaaaaaaaaaaagggaaagtaAAATGGTCATGATCTGATTATCTCCCACGAATCACTGCAGCCATAATAAgccatattattattacataaaCTAGGCAAAAACGAAAATAAGGGGGAGAAAAcaccaaataaaagaaaatttaatccAGCTAGAAAGAATCTTTCTCAGATGGCAGGTGCGATTAATATCGGGCGGTCTCTCTCATCTTTATCAGCGCTTATTTTGCTTTCCAGCTGTGGAACCACCTGTTGGGACACATAAATGTTTAGTATATCATAAAGATCAACTCAACTGCATGCCTTCTCAAATCGATtccatgaaaataaatgagCCAGACGTTGTGGGAGTAACATCAACTTTTAAAGACAAAGGCTCTATGTATACGAACAAAGCTTGATGACTATTATAAGGCCGTTCATGGTTAGCAAGAGCCATATATataccagagagagagagagagagagagagagagggttgaaATTCTTACAACCCATTATTCCATATTCATGTTGGCTGAAAATCACTTCAAATGCTAACATGTTTCAACCCagtcaataataaaaaaaaaaaattacgaacGCAGTGTATTATGTTTATTGCAAAAATGTGTAACAACCTGATCTTGAGATGGTTTGCAGGGGCCAGATGATACCCTCCTCCTTGCTCTTTTGTCAGACCTACAGACCATTCTGGCTCCACGGACTGCAAGAAAACCAAAAGAGAAAACTGGCATCGATCATTTACTAAAACAAAACTCCAATATATAGGGGAGACGTCAGATcagaattaataagaaaaattgaaatcagAATGCCACAAATAATATCTCGAGGCATATTCGACTGGACCCAAATTTTTTGCAGCTTGTGTTTGTTTTGGCGAGTCGAAACCCATTAATTTCACAAGTTTAAACCGATGATTCATCTGTCAAATATTGATCACCTCAACGTACATGTTTATATCTAGCAAAAGcgatatatattacatatatattattaacataGAATGTGAACTAAATAAGAGTCTAAAATCTCCACCATGAATATATGAAAAGCCCATTCACAGGATCAAGAGATTGCATGTGCTCCACTTGCACCCCAGTGCACGATTAGAATTTAGATCACAGCCAATGATCAACACAAACATGACTCAGAGATCAAAACAGTAATTGATATTAATTTTACCTGGGGTGGCGTGTTTTTCTCTTCTATGCGTCTTCGAATCTAAGGTTGACTCCAAGCTGTCCGGCAAGTGACGGTCCAGGCGGAGAGCAATCCGACCGTTGCTCTCAAACATTGCACGCACAAACGAGGCCTCCATGGTGTTTAAGAACCGCAAGTGCTTCTCGTTGGTCCACGAACCACTTTGATGGGTCAGAAAGTGCGAGTCCATGGCACAGGAAAACCACCTCCGAATTGGCAGAGAAACAGTCTTAATGGTTTTGATGGAGGAGAGATGCTTTGTAAATTTCGTAGGAAAGCGCAGGCTTTCATGGGCTTTATATAGTATAGTAGGGCAGAATGAGGTTGTTCCAGAGGGAGTACTAGAACCAACTACTCGCTGTGTTTGTGGTACACGCGCATGTGTTTTTCTTGACTTCTGCTTTCTGAATCCACGTGTTAATATATTGCCTGAATTTATTTCACATGAataattcattttgttttttctacaaaacatacaaatattttaactgttatgatttattttttatatttaatttcttttggatagaaaaattattatatctcatcttataattataatttttttaaatttttatataaaatataataaataatttaatttttttaaattttaaaataataataatattaaaaaataatattataataatattttattaaactttcatttaaaattatttcatctcattctattttaCTATTCGGCCTTAATGATTAATAtagatatttgaatttattttttaatttttatgataaataatatagatATTTTTCTACCTCGTTAAAAACATTTCAGATTATCGAAAAATAGAAACGGCTCGagactttttagtttttataaacaaaataaaaaaattggatcatCAAGTGAAAGAGGGCGAGTAGCAAAGAGTTTATGTACACGAGCGGCTACGGGTATGAATAAAGTCGAAAAAAATATCTCGGAGCTTTTTAGAAGATTTGAATTTTCAGGAACTGAGACTGAGATATTTTTGAGtagagaataagaaaataaatagctAGAAAAAAATATCTGTTAAGggggattttattttatgtgatgcTGACGCTGTCAGTGTCAGCCTATACTCCCtcgtgatattttttttttttttttttttttgcctttttggcGTTGCGTGATGGCTTGACCTCCATATTTATCCAGATTTACGAAAATATCCTTTTGTTAGAGAACTCACAAGTcacaatgtatatatatatatatatatatatatatatataatgtaaaatacacaatttttgtttaaaaaccaGATCCAATGGATCATGTAAACTCTCTCTATTTTACATTCATGAACAGTGTTCTtcatatgaataattttttattttttatatttttttttcctttttacattGCTTTTCGCCATCtaagcaagttttttttttcttttttctttttattgttaatcatctaaaaaacctccatttcaccacaaaatatcttgaaaatatttttataatatgatcccaagttttgatttttttaatttttattttctattgaattatatctcattttatataaaaatatattgtaaatataaaaaaaaatataaggatattgtaaatttattgatagttagagaaaatgtttataaaaaaaaatattatttaaataatataaataaaaaatagataaattgatttATGATATATTGTGAAAGTTACTgtataaaaaatagtagattttaatgatatattttaaaagatatgataaaaaaatgattgtgaaTGCTCTTAAGTCGAAGAGTTCTGTGCATTATATACttgcatgaaaaatgatagacatacaacaatttttataatattttatacaattatattttaaatgagagataattttgtaaaataacttataaaataacattattttatataaatatcctattttaaaacataattataaaaagaattatatatatatatatataaaagaaaatagaatgagaGTTCAGTGTGTAGTATTACTCGAGTAGtgataaacacacaatactttacacaatattttttacaacatatgttataaaataaagatatttttgtaaaataatattagttttgtaaaacaaaaatagttttctttttaaaatattatcatataaaatattgtgtatttatGATTTtcccatataaatatatcattacttaCACTCTGCATGTTGTTTAGGCTTTGTCTGTTCGACCTGGGACGGGACACGCTATTATGAACTTGCGAAGaacaaagtaaaatacaaaactcTCCATCTACCATCAAATCCGTCACTGTTATATTACTAAATATCCAATTAGTAatccaaaaattatataagacTTAATTTgaagattataatattttattatgacaTTAAATCTGACGTCTATTGCTGTCCACTCTATTAACATTAATATGATGGTAACTCTCTTTTGGTAACTTTACTCATCTATCTGTATTTATTGGGCTTGAAATCATGCCTATAAACTTTAATCCAACTTATAGGTCACTCATTCCGTAAGTTTAAGTCATAACATGGTCTCTATTATAATACTAATTATTAAATACCTAactattaatctaaaaattttaaaatagttagatactaatttaattaagtatttaattttCATGGTTATTACGTGTATTCAAGCAAAGATTCACACTATAAAATGTATGCACGGTGTAAACGAAATATCTACACCAATTGGCAAGATAATTGTAAACGAAATATATATCTCTTTTGCCCCACAGATTTGACCAATTGTAATAATGCTTTTTAGCTTGAAATTtgttggaatcattataaactaCAAGAGGTTCTCatattaaattcaaataattgtGTCATTTAccgttattatatatttaattagaaatattgTGTTCTTTGTGCACTATGGTTTTATTGTTGTTAATGTAAAAAATCGAATAGCAGATTGGAAGggaagaaagagtcattttCGATCCGCTATAACGATCTAGGCCTCAATTGGTGAAGTGTGGAGCTCTCGAAGATGGTTCGGTACGGTTGTACGATGTCAGTGCGTGCATTCATGataataaacaacaaataaatgtaGAGAAGATAAAGAGACAATGACacacaaatttacgtggttcaacaCTGAATATACGTCTATTGAGATTTGGGGAGATGAGAGTCTACTAAAATATGAttgttttacaatctctcataacCTCTCATACTCGCTATATAATGAAGATTAGAGTTCTATTTTTTGGTGGTATCCCTATTATTGGTACTCTCCGCTTCAagttgaagaagttgaagtcCCTGGAGTCGTCTagttctttccttttctctaaCTCTCATTTTGTGTGTCTATAGGGAATGATGGTGATTGGCAAACTTTTCCTTGCGTaacatcttctcatcattttttttttttctcctttaccATCTTGTCCTTTCTTTCCTTGTCTTCTCTTtatcctctctccctctctattcttttatcttttagtgAGGGCCCTTCAGTAGGCTAAGACTATCTGTATGGGTTTGTGATATTTTCTCttccaataatatttatattctacACTTATTAACTACTAAGTAATTATTAGCTACTTATGAGATACGGATACGAGCACATACCACTTCTGCCTTGCCAGGCATATTTCCCTAGTCTTTACTGGTGCTTcgaaattaagaaatatttggttattaatataagatgagacgataaatctataaataatagtaaaataatttataaataatagtaaaatagtttgagttaagatttttatagaattttgagaaatgagagagtacaaattgaataaaaaaaattataaaattaaaatagggttagaatataattttttaatattaattttgttttaagatttaaaaaaagttgaattctttttgtattttattcggaagtttggaaaaattgtaataattagataatattatataaaaaatttgaaattgaaaaatatttttgtttaaatggtatttagatattgagatgaaatgatatgtgATTGTTTGAAAAGTTTatgaaaccaaaccaggcctaaatatttaatattttaatcttactaattatttattatttctatccACATAAACATTTaccattacaaaatttaaaatattttactatttgataattattgagtaaaaattttaattatctgaaataaaaatagtttttgagaTTCCTCGTTTAGATagttaatgagatgagatgagttgagaaatatgtgaataaaagtgagataacttgtgaatagtaataaaatagtttgaattaaaatttttattaagttttggaaaagcaaagagaaaaatttgataaaattaaaatattgttataatattatttttgttttaagatttgaaaatttttaattattttttgtgttttatataaaaatttgataaacttATACTGattagtaataattagatgGAAACGTATGAgtgagaaattgaaaagtatttatttttagtaatgtttggatgttgagatgagattgaatAAGATGAGACCAActagtaggggtgtaaccggttcggttttggacaaaatctaggaccgaacaggtatgtaccggttttgtatttttcaaaaccgattacgcaccggttaccctcctaaaccggtacttccagttttactggtttccagtccggtccagtccagtccagttttccggttttttttaaaatgtaagtttcacaatttgtcattaaaaatttgtttattaaaaaaaaaactgatttaaaaaatttgtttaatacttttattaatatattagactatataatagtattaatattagactattggtatagttataagttatatataagtattagttataaactatatatttactattagtattagttataaacttttagtgatttagtattaacattttatgtaagaatttataaattataataagaaattatttcatatatgaatatatttaattatatatattatatataaaaatttcacataaaaatttaaaattatacataatatataaaacttatatatattaatatatatataatattttgtataaaacttgtatatacaataatacaaatattattttttatatatattttttatcaaccggtccgatcagaaaaatcttaaaaccggaatcggaccggaaccggccggttttcacattgTAAGAACCGGTCCCAGATTGGACCCGTTCCAAACCGGTAAAATCGGTCTGGTTCGATCCGGTCTGGACCGATTTTTCAGTTTGAATTTACATCCCTACCAACTAGCTATCCAAATGGCGCCTGAAAATATCTTTGGA harbors:
- the LOC121248426 gene encoding uncharacterized protein LOC121248426, with the translated sequence MDSHFLTHQSGSWTNEKHLRFLNTMEASFVRAMFESNGRIALRLDRHLPDSLESTLDSKTHRREKHATPVRGARMVCRSDKRARRRVSSGPCKPSQDQVVPQLESKISADKDERDRPILIAPAI